Proteins co-encoded in one Cetobacterium ceti genomic window:
- a CDS encoding helix-turn-helix domain-containing protein — protein sequence MKRRGILIKKNDFSNKNKDLAVKIKFNIISKNLSQQEIAKKMNVSPAMVSKTLSNLKKGEGISTTTLFKFCNSLNIDIKNLF from the coding sequence ATAAAGAGGAGGGGGATTTTAATAAAAAAAAATGATTTTTCTAATAAAAATAAAGATTTAGCTGTAAAAATTAAATTTAATATTATCTCAAAAAATTTAAGTCAGCAAGAAATTGCAAAAAAAATGAATGTAAGTCCTGCGATGGTTAGTAAAACTCTTTCTAATTTAAAAAAAGGTGAGGGGATTTCAACTACAACTTTATTTAAATTTTGTAATTCTTTGAATATAGATATTAAAAATTTATTCTAA